A section of the Pseudomonas fluorescens genome encodes:
- a CDS encoding glutathione peroxidase, whose translation MLMRWLAVPALMVAFGGVAMAADCPPLLEGQLPKLRAKESIDLCQRFAGKPLVIVNTASFCGFAPQFKGLEALYQRYKGDGLEVIGVPSDDFKQEAKTGEETAKVCYVNYGVTFTMTEPQKVRGPDAAHLFKVLAEQSNAPKWNFYKYVVDRQGKVVASFSSLTKPDSPELIEAVERALAL comes from the coding sequence ATGTTGATGCGCTGGCTCGCAGTACCTGCCCTGATGGTGGCTTTTGGCGGTGTCGCCATGGCCGCCGATTGCCCGCCGTTGCTCGAAGGCCAATTGCCCAAGTTGCGCGCCAAGGAATCCATCGACCTGTGCCAGCGTTTTGCCGGCAAGCCCCTGGTCATCGTCAACACCGCCAGTTTTTGTGGGTTCGCCCCGCAGTTCAAAGGCCTGGAGGCGCTGTATCAGCGCTACAAGGGCGATGGCCTGGAAGTGATTGGCGTGCCCTCCGACGACTTCAAGCAGGAAGCCAAGACCGGCGAGGAGACCGCCAAGGTTTGCTATGTGAACTACGGCGTGACCTTCACCATGACCGAGCCGCAGAAGGTCAGGGGGCCCGATGCGGCACACCTGTTCAAGGTCCTGGCCGAGCAGAGCAATGCGCCGAAGTGGAATTTCTATAAGTACGTGGTGGATCGCCAAGGTAAGGTGGTCGCCAGTTTCTCCAGCCTGACCAAGCCGGACAGTCCGGAACTGATCGAGGCCGTAGAGCGGGCACTGGCTTTGTAG